In methanogenic archaeon ISO4-H5, the following are encoded in one genomic region:
- a CDS encoding resolvase domain-containing protein, with the protein MIVAIYVRVSTRKQDETNQLPRLREIAKNRGFEVFNEYSDEASAKDANRPGWKELMEDASNHRFDAILVTKLDRVMRSLVQLNITMSNLQTYNVKLICADIGEIDCSTPMGKVQMQIIGAIAEWEREIIVQRTKEGLEARKARGAKLGRKRRDDIPFDTIATLRMNGSSWNLISKDLRIPKATLMRRMPEVEDLISRRSGKGVAE; encoded by the coding sequence ATGATCGTGGCAATCTATGTCCGTGTCTCCACCAGGAAACAGGACGAGACCAATCAACTCCCCCGTCTCCGGGAGATCGCCAAGAACAGAGGGTTCGAGGTGTTCAACGAATACTCGGATGAGGCCTCCGCCAAGGACGCCAACCGTCCCGGGTGGAAGGAGCTCATGGAGGATGCTTCGAACCACAGGTTCGATGCAATCCTCGTCACCAAACTCGACAGGGTCATGAGATCCCTGGTACAGCTCAACATCACGATGAGCAATCTTCAGACCTACAACGTGAAGCTCATCTGTGCCGACATCGGGGAGATCGATTGTTCGACCCCGATGGGAAAGGTGCAGATGCAGATCATCGGGGCCATCGCCGAGTGGGAGAGGGAGATCATCGTTCAGAGGACGAAGGAGGGCCTTGAAGCCCGCAAGGCACGCGGTGCGAAGCTCGGCAGGAAGAGGAGGGACGACATCCCTTTCGACACCATCGCCACGCTCCGCATGAACGGTAGTTCCTGGAATCTCATCTCCAAGGATCTCCGCATCCCGAAGGCAACACTCATGAGGAGGATGCCGGAGGTGGAGGATCTGATTTCAAGGCGGTCCGGAAAGGGGGTGGCCGAATGA
- a CDS encoding ATPase, translated as MKSSMVVDLIRAHAAGSEDEFSTIVEAIAADEDKKGNSVLASDIRKAYRNMPIYREETDQQRMSFQHIGDIGSTENEYVEIITPEIELDDVILSSDLKRALNSLVEGHRQSDRLPDGIRPASRALMSGPPGCGKTMTAKAVARSLGLRLAYVRLDTVISMYMGKTGSNIGSVFDYAYRMGCVLFLDEFDAIARDRHLDDNGEAKRILSTILQCMDNLDRDTVVIAATNMPEAIDPAVVRRFDLHLEFPPPSEEGMKILIDRMMSRYLPGRGYNIRDIIDISGRTSYAHLETFMESEIREAILSGYEGPIDRSFLLGKGDEEPMKELVRMHESGIPLRRMEELTGIPRSTISYRLRRYYDSKE; from the coding sequence ATGAAATCCTCAATGGTAGTCGATCTCATACGCGCCCATGCAGCCGGTTCGGAGGACGAGTTCTCAACCATAGTGGAGGCCATAGCGGCGGATGAGGACAAGAAAGGCAACAGTGTCCTTGCTTCCGATATACGGAAGGCTTACCGCAATATGCCGATCTACAGGGAGGAGACCGATCAGCAGAGAATGTCGTTCCAGCATATCGGGGACATCGGTTCGACTGAGAACGAGTACGTGGAGATTATCACGCCCGAGATCGAACTGGATGACGTCATACTCTCCTCGGACCTCAAGAGGGCCCTGAACAGCCTGGTTGAAGGTCATCGGCAGTCCGATAGATTGCCGGATGGGATCCGTCCTGCGAGCCGTGCCCTGATGTCCGGCCCCCCTGGATGCGGTAAGACCATGACTGCCAAGGCCGTCGCGAGGAGCCTTGGGCTAAGACTCGCCTATGTCAGGCTGGACACAGTCATATCGATGTACATGGGGAAGACAGGCAGTAACATCGGCTCCGTGTTCGATTATGCCTACAGGATGGGATGCGTCCTGTTCCTGGATGAGTTCGATGCAATCGCCAGGGACAGGCATCTCGATGATAACGGCGAAGCCAAACGCATCCTATCTACTATCCTTCAGTGCATGGACAATTTGGATAGAGATACAGTGGTGATCGCCGCCACGAATATGCCGGAGGCTATAGACCCGGCCGTGGTGAGGAGATTCGATCTGCATCTGGAATTCCCTCCCCCCTCAGAGGAGGGGATGAAGATACTGATAGACAGGATGATGTCCAGATACCTGCCCGGAAGGGGTTACAACATCAGAGACATCATCGACATATCCGGGAGGACCAGTTATGCGCATCTGGAGACATTCATGGAATCGGAGATACGGGAGGCAATCCTGTCTGGATATGAAGGGCCCATCGATCGCAGCTTCCTGCTGGGAAAGGGTGACGAAGAACCAATGAAAGAGCTCGTCAGGATGCATGAATCGGGCATTCCTCTTCGCAGGATGGAGGAACTTACTGGCATCCCTCGCTCCACGATCAGCTACAGACTCAGGAGATACTATGACAGCAAGGAATGA
- a CDS encoding transmembrane protein, translating into MRENDLGTIVLAIVFAGYGIKSVVEYVADACVQVISSVTAAAPLIGAAAIVSIGLLVLCSKIDEASDLVGAVGPLFRK; encoded by the coding sequence ATGAGGGAGAACGATCTCGGAACCATTGTTTTGGCAATCGTGTTTGCCGGTTATGGGATAAAATCTGTTGTCGAGTATGTCGCCGATGCTTGTGTCCAGGTCATCTCTTCTGTCACCGCTGCAGCACCCTTGATCGGAGCTGCCGCAATCGTTTCCATCGGACTGTTGGTTCTATGCAGCAAGATTGATGAGGCTTCCGATCTCGTAGGTGCTGTAGGGCCCCTGTTCCGGAAATGA
- a CDS encoding Fic family protein: MQLSAIMKEEIYHPKISGEVRYSDNGEFSYFWPNDLPFDIKLDKKIYKKIETALIALSKLDGKVSQMTDQERSILLVPFVLMESTKSSAIEGTGTTIEDIYKSERVEEKDPRKMMDNLEVLNYRDALNHATSLDNDNITEGLLLELHKILMKGVRGENKNPGAYRSVQVLVGARGDTLENAKFVPMPPEQVPWKIRNLFEYINSPYENILVSAALSHYQFETIHPFTDGNGRMGRLLIMLILNRSGVLEYPVLYLSGYFNNKREEYIDCLNKVRETDDFQGWMDLFLDALIEQSHSSISLIDSLYQLRRKYHSLDLEFNTIHLIDSLFANPFVRKSDVATICNVHLSTAGRIVNELVEKGILSEKTGKKRNQMFVCDEIVHVLNSY; encoded by the coding sequence ATGCAATTATCGGCAATTATGAAGGAGGAGATTTACCACCCAAAAATATCCGGAGAGGTCAGGTACTCTGACAACGGCGAATTCAGTTATTTCTGGCCTAACGATCTTCCTTTCGACATAAAACTCGATAAAAAAATTTACAAAAAAATAGAGACGGCGTTAATAGCACTGTCAAAACTAGACGGTAAAGTATCTCAGATGACAGATCAGGAAAGAAGCATTCTTCTCGTCCCGTTCGTCCTCATGGAATCCACAAAATCCTCTGCAATTGAAGGCACTGGCACAACTATAGAGGATATTTACAAATCAGAAAGGGTAGAAGAAAAAGATCCTCGCAAAATGATGGACAATCTAGAAGTCCTAAACTACCGCGATGCACTGAACCATGCGACATCATTGGATAACGACAATATCACTGAAGGACTACTCCTGGAACTCCATAAAATACTCATGAAAGGTGTACGCGGAGAAAACAAGAATCCGGGAGCATATCGTTCTGTCCAAGTATTGGTAGGGGCCAGAGGGGACACGCTGGAAAATGCCAAATTCGTTCCCATGCCTCCAGAGCAGGTACCCTGGAAGATTAGGAATCTCTTCGAATACATCAACTCCCCGTACGAAAACATCCTTGTTTCTGCCGCACTCTCCCATTACCAGTTCGAGACAATACATCCATTCACAGACGGAAACGGAAGAATGGGGAGACTCTTAATCATGCTTATCCTCAACAGGAGCGGAGTCCTGGAATACCCTGTACTTTATCTCAGCGGATATTTTAACAATAAACGCGAAGAGTACATCGATTGTCTCAACAAAGTTAGGGAAACGGATGATTTTCAAGGTTGGATGGATCTGTTCCTTGATGCACTGATAGAGCAGTCCCACAGTTCCATCTCCTTAATCGATTCCCTCTATCAACTCAGAAGGAAATATCACAGTCTAGATCTGGAATTCAATACTATCCACCTGATTGATTCCCTGTTCGCTAATCCCTTCGTAAGGAAATCTGATGTAGCGACTATCTGCAATGTCCATCTTTCCACAGCAGGAAGAATCGTCAATGAGTTGGTCGAAAAGGGGATACTGAGTGAAAAAACTGGTAAAAAAAGAAATCAGATGTTCGTTTGCGATGAGATTGTACATGTCCTCAATTCATACTAA